Proteins encoded in a region of the Mycolicibacterium duvalii genome:
- a CDS encoding virulence factor Mce family protein produces the protein MGRWSTLAQRAVALGAAALVLTSCGSWKGISNVPLPGGPGTGGDATTIYVQMPDTLALNVNSRVRVADVYVGRVRAIELKNWVATLTLDLDPSVKLPVNALARIGQTSLLGSQHVQLDIPPDPAPELLETGDTIPLKNASAFPTTERVLASIATILNGGGVSNLETIQTEIYNVLNGRADQIRAFLNRLDTFTAELNAQRDDITRAIDNTDRLLAVVAQRNNTLDAVLTEFPPLIQHFAETRDLFADAVESLGRISNASVEMLAPASDNLNTNLANLQRPLRELGKAGPYLIGALKVFLTAPYSIENVPKAIRGDYINVSILVDLTLSAIDNGFFSGTGISGMLRALEQSWGRDPATMIPDVRFTPNPNSAPNGPLIERGE, from the coding sequence ATGGGTAGATGGAGCACATTGGCTCAGCGGGCCGTCGCCTTGGGGGCGGCGGCGCTGGTCCTGACGTCGTGCGGGTCCTGGAAGGGCATTTCGAACGTGCCGCTGCCCGGCGGGCCGGGCACCGGAGGCGACGCCACCACGATCTACGTGCAGATGCCCGACACGCTGGCGCTGAACGTCAACAGCCGCGTGCGCGTCGCCGACGTCTACGTCGGCCGGGTGCGGGCCATCGAGCTGAAGAACTGGGTGGCCACCCTGACGCTGGACCTCGATCCCAGCGTGAAGCTGCCGGTCAACGCGCTGGCCAGGATCGGCCAGACCAGCCTGTTGGGGTCCCAGCACGTCCAGTTGGACATACCGCCCGACCCCGCGCCGGAGCTGCTCGAAACCGGTGACACGATCCCGCTGAAGAATGCGTCGGCGTTCCCCACCACCGAGCGGGTGCTGGCCAGCATCGCCACCATCCTCAACGGCGGCGGGGTGTCGAACCTGGAGACCATCCAGACCGAGATCTACAACGTCCTCAACGGGCGCGCCGACCAGATCCGCGCGTTCCTCAACCGGCTCGACACCTTCACCGCCGAGCTCAACGCGCAGCGCGACGACATCACCCGCGCCATCGACAACACCGACCGGTTGCTCGCGGTGGTGGCGCAGCGCAACAACACCCTCGACGCGGTGCTCACCGAGTTCCCGCCGCTGATCCAGCATTTCGCGGAGACCCGGGACCTGTTCGCCGATGCGGTGGAATCGCTGGGGCGGATCAGCAACGCGTCCGTGGAGATGCTCGCCCCGGCCAGCGACAATCTCAATACCAACCTGGCAAACCTGCAGCGGCCGCTGCGCGAGCTCGGCAAGGCTGGTCCCTATCTGATCGGGGCGCTGAAGGTCTTCCTCACCGCGCCGTACAGCATCGAGAACGTGCCCAAGGCGATCCGGGGCGACTACATCAACGTGTCGATCCTGGTGGACCTGACGCTCTCAGCGATCGACAACGGGTTCTTCTCCGGCACCGGTATCTCGGGCATGCTGCGCGCGCTCGAGCAGTCGTGGGGCCGCGACCCGGCCACGATGATCCCGGACGTCCGGTTCACCCCGAACCCGAACTCGGCACCCAACGGGCCACTGATCGAAAGGGGGGAGTGA